A genomic region of bacterium 336/3 contains the following coding sequences:
- a CDS encoding ketosteroid isomerase, with protein MSTNQETIQTFYEAFARKDSATMGQCYHDEATFNDPAFVNLNAQQVRAMWKMLCERGADLKLEFSEVSVEGNKGKCRWDAHYTFSQTRRKVHNIIHAEFEFKDGKIVKHNDKFDFHRWSRQALGMTGLLLGWTGFLKNKVQQTAKASLEKYMKQA; from the coding sequence ATGAGTACAAATCAAGAAACAATTCAAACTTTTTATGAGGCTTTTGCACGCAAAGACTCTGCCACGATGGGACAATGCTACCACGATGAAGCTACCTTCAATGATCCAGCCTTTGTAAATCTGAATGCACAACAGGTAAGAGCCATGTGGAAAATGCTCTGCGAGAGAGGAGCAGACCTAAAATTAGAGTTTTCAGAAGTGTCCGTTGAGGGTAACAAAGGAAAATGCCGTTGGGATGCCCATTATACTTTTTCGCAGACTCGCAGAAAAGTACACAATATTATTCATGCAGAGTTTGAATTTAAAGATGGTAAAATTGTAAAACACAATGATAAATTCGATTTCCATCGTTGGAGTAGGCAAGCTCTCGGAATGACAGGTCTATTGTTAGGTTGGACGGGATTTTTAAAAAATAAAGTGCAACAAACAGCCAAAGCAAGCCTTGAAAAATACATGAAACAGGCATAA
- a CDS encoding AsnC family transcriptional regulator: MSEKKYLKLDDIDLQILEKLQLDSKITNAQLAKEIGLSPAPTLERVKKLENSGLIKSYHAVLDTEKAGLGVTTYVQVSLVSHKKAVIEAFVKKINEIDNVIECHHMTGAADFLLKISAKDIPSYQKLMLEKVSEIEEINHMQSMIVLSTFKRNPVLPIAQAMEA; encoded by the coding sequence ATGTCAGAAAAAAAGTATTTAAAATTGGATGATATTGATCTCCAGATTTTAGAAAAATTACAATTAGACTCTAAAATTACCAATGCTCAACTTGCCAAAGAAATTGGTCTTTCACCTGCTCCTACACTTGAGCGTGTAAAAAAATTAGAAAATTCAGGTTTAATTAAAAGTTATCATGCCGTTTTGGATACCGAAAAAGCGGGTCTGGGTGTAACCACGTATGTGCAAGTTTCTTTGGTTAGTCACAAGAAAGCTGTCATTGAAGCCTTTGTTAAAAAAATTAATGAAATCGATAATGTGATAGAATGTCATCACATGACAGGTGCAGCAGACTTTTTATTGAAAATTTCTGCCAAAGATATTCCTTCTTATCAAAAACTTATGCTTGAGAAAGTAAGTGAAATTGAAGAAATCAATCATATGCAATCCATGATTGTGCTTTCTACTTTCAAGAGAAATCCAGTATTACCCATTGCTCAAGCAATGGAAGCTTAA